From a single Labrenzia sp. PHM005 genomic region:
- a CDS encoding PAAR domain-containing protein, producing MSRPAARLGDFHVCPMTPIPPGLPIIPPCAVTTLIGKRPAARMTDLCACVGPPPANVDPIIMGSVTVLVNGLPLARIGDPTLKGGVITTGDFTVLVGG from the coding sequence ATGAGCCGTCCGGCTGCCCGATTGGGCGATTTTCACGTGTGCCCCATGACACCGATCCCTCCCGGATTGCCAATCATTCCGCCGTGTGCGGTGACAACGCTGATCGGAAAACGCCCGGCTGCGCGGATGACAGATCTTTGTGCCTGCGTCGGTCCGCCGCCGGCGAATGTCGACCCGATCATCATGGGATCGGTCACAGTATTGGTCAACGGATTGCCCCTTGCACGGATTGGGGACCCAACCCTGAAAGGTGGCGTGATCACCACCGGTGACTTCACCGTCTTGGTTGGCGGTTGA